The DNA segment TAAAAGCCAAAGAATATATAGATAAAGGTCTACTAGTTCCTGATGAAATAGTAGTAGCAATTGTTAAAGACCGACTAGAAGAAGCGGATTGTAAAGAAGGGTTCTTACTTGATGGATTCCCAAGAACGGTAAATCAAGCTGGAGCTTTAGATGAAGCACTTACTAATATGGAGGTTAGCTTAAATAAAGTAGTTAACATCAACGTAGATAAGGAAGTGTTAGTTGGAAGAGCTGTAGGTAGAAGAATCTGTAAAGAATGTGGAGCTACATTCCATATTGAATTCAATCCATCTAAAGAAGAAGGTGTATGTGACAAGTGTGGCGGAGCGCTTTATCAAAGAGCTGATGATACGGCAGAAACTGTATCTAAGAGAATTGAGGTTTACATCAATGAAACTCAGCCACTAATTGACTATTATAAAGACAAAGGCATACTAGTAACTATTGATGGCCAACAGGACATTAATAAGGTATTTGATGATATAGTAAAGGCTTTAGGAGCTTAGATATGATTATTATAAAATCAAAAAAGGAAATTGAGTATATGAAGGAAGCGGGTAAAATCGTAGCATATACTCATGAACTTTTAAGAGAGTATATAAAGCCTGGTATTACTACTAAAGAATTAGATCATATTGCAGAAAATGAAATTCGAAAGCATGGCGCCATACCGGCTTTCAAAGGATATCATGGATTTCCAGCAACTATTTGCGCATCTATAAATGAAGAAGTAGTTCACGGAATACCTGGATTAAAAACTTTAGAAGATGGCGATATTATAAGTATAGATATTGGTGCTGTTATTAATGGTTACTATGGTGATGCGGCAAGAACACATGCAGTCGGAAATGTAAGTGAAGAAGCTTCTAGGCTGATTCAAGTTACAAAACAAAGCTTTTATGAAGGTTTGAAGTTCTGTAAAGAAGGCTATAGATTATCTGATATTTCCCATGCTGTTCAAAAGTATGTGGAGGAAAATGGATTTTCAGTGGTGAGAGACTTTGTAGGACATGGAATCGGTCAAAATATGCATGAGGACCCTCAAATTCCTAACTATGGATTACCAGGGAAAGGGCCAAGATTAAAATCAGGAATGGTTTTAGCTATTGAGCCTATGGTAAATATGGGATCATATCATGTAAAAACTTTGTTAGACAACTGGACTGTAGTTACTATAGATGGTAAGTATTCTGCCCATTATGAACATTCAGTAGCTATAACAGAAGATGAACCAATAATATTAACCACTATTTAAAGTCAGGTAGGTGAGAGCATCATGAATAAAATTGATGAACTTTCCGTGGGTCAAATAGTTAAGTCAAAAGCTGGAAGAGACAAGGATAGAAACTTCATTGTAATCAAGAAAGTTGACTGTCAATATGTACTAATAGCAGATGGCGATTTGCGAAAAGTAGATAACTTAAAAAGGAAAAAGGTTAGGCACTTATTAATATATAATTTAATAAGTGAAGAAGTCAGAAAAAGAGTTCTAAATGACGACAAAATAACTAATTTGCTTTTACGCAAAGAACTTGAGAAACTGGGTCTAAATTGATTCAGAAAATAGGAGGTAGAAAGTTCCTATGGCTAAAAGCGATGTAATAGAAGTGCAAGGTACGGTTGTTGAAGCTTTACCTAATGCTATGTTCAAAGTAAAATTAGAAAATGGCCATGAAATATTGGCTCATATTTCGGGAAAATTAAGAATGAATTTCATCAGAATTTTACCTGGTGATACTGTTACTATAGAATTGTCACCTTATGACCTGACAAGAGGAAGAATTACCTGGAGAGGCAAGGGTAAGTAATCTAAGGAGGGATAACAGTGAAGGTAAGAGCGTCAGTTAAGCCTATTTGTGAAAAATGTAAGATCATAAAGAGAAAAGGTAAAGTAATGGTAATTTGTGAAAACCCAAAACATAAACAAAAACAAGGTTAATAGTAGCAAATTACAATAATAATTGATATAATAGTAAAAGTGTTTAGTTAGGATATAAGTGCGGCTGATGTTTGGCAAGGTCCAAATTTACTTATGCTTAATTAATATAGAAGCCTTTTTAAGGAGTATAACATATTTAGGAGGTGTAACATAATGGCAAGAATCGCAGGTGTTGACTTACCAAGAGACAAGAGAGTCGAAATTGGATTAACATACATTTATGGTATAGGAAGAAATTTATCTAATGATATTTTAGAAGCTGCTGGAATCAATGCTAATACAAGAGTTAGAGACTTAACTGAAGAAGAAGTAGGTAAGTTAAGACAAATCATTGATAATGAATATACAGTTGAAGGTGATTTAAGAAGAGAAATCTCTTTAAATATTAAGAGATTACAAGAAATCGGATGCCAAAGAGGAATCCGTCATAGAAAAGGTCTTCCAGTGAGAGGTCAAAAGACTAAGACTAATGCAAGAACTAGAAAAGGACCTAAGAGAGCTGTAAGCCGTAAGAAGAAGAAGTAGGAAAAGGAGGTAAAAGGCATGGCAAAAAAAGTTCGTAAAAAAAGACGCGAGCGTAAGAATATAGAACGTGGTCAAGCGCATATTCAATCTACATTCAACAACACTATCGTAACTCTTACAGATTTACAAGGAAATGCTCTTTCTTGGGCTAGTGCTGGTGGATTAGGATTTAAAGGATCAAGAAAATCTACTCCTTTTGCTGCACAAATGGCAGCTGAAGCAGCTTCAAAAACTGCTATGGAGCATGGATTAAAGACTGTAGAAGTTTACGTTAAGGGACCTGGTTCAGGACGTGAAGCAGCAATTAGAGCATTACAAACAGCAGGACTTGAAATTACATTAATTAAGGATGTAACTCCAATTCCACATAACGGTTGTAGACCACCAAAGCGTAGAAGAGTTTAATTAGATTAGGAGGTGTAATAATAATGGCAAGATATACAGGACCATCTTGTAGACTTTGTCGTCGAGAAGGACAAAAGCTATATTTAAAAGGTGAAAGATGTTATTCAGATAAATGTGCAGTTTCTAAAAGAGCATATGCTCCAGGACAACACGGACAAAGAAGAACGAAATTATCTAACTATGGATTACAATTAAGAGAGAAGCAAAAGGTTAAGAGATACTATGGATTACTAGAAGGACAATTCAGAAAGTATTTCGATCAAGCTGAAAAAATGGAAGGAATCACTGGTGAGAACTTCTTATCGGTTTTAGAAACTAGATTAGACAATGTAGTTTTTAGAATGGGATTTGCTTCATCTAGAAAAGAAGCTAGACAATTAGTAAGACATGGACACTTTACAGTAAATGGTAAGAAGGTAGATATTCCTTCATACTTAATTTCTGTAGGAGACGTAATCGGAGTAAAAGAAAAGAGTTTAAGCTCAGCTAAGTTTAAAGCTTTAGCAGAAGAAGCTAAGACTGTACCTGCATGGGTAGAATCAAACTTCGAGAAGTTAGAGGGAAAAGTAGTTGCACTTCCAAACAGATCAGATATTGATCTTCCAATAGAAGAGCACTTAATTGTCGAGTTATACTCTAAGTAATAGAAGGTAGAATCAGTTACCCTCATATATTTATGAAAAAAAATTTCAAGGAGGGTTAAGTTAATGATTGAAATAGAAAAGCCAAAAGTTGAATGTGTTGAATTAAACGATGAATATACTTATGGAAAGTTTATCGTTGAACCTCTTGAGAGAGGTTATGGAATAACTTTAGGTAATAGTTTAAGAAGAATTTTATTATCTTCATTACCTGGTGTAGCCGTTAGATGGGTTAAAATTGATGGGGTTTTACATGAGTTCTCAACAATTCCAGGTGTAAAAGAAGATGTAACTGAGATCATTCTTAATTTAAAATCTTTAGCAGCTAACTTAAGTTCTGATGAAGAAAAGGTAGTCAGAATTGATATGGAAGGACCAGGACCAGTAACTGCAGGAGATATCATTGTAGATGCTGATGTAGAAATACTAAACACTGACCTTCATATTGCAACTTTAGAAGAAGGTTCTAAGTTAGCTATGGAAATAGCTCTTGCTAAAGGCAGAGGATATGTTCCAGCTGAAAATAATAAAACAGATAATATGCCAATTGGTGTACTACCAGTTGACTCTATCTATACTCCTGTTAAAAAAGTTAGCTATCATGTGGAAAACACAAGAGTTGGTCAAGTAACTGACTTTGATAAGCTTACTCTAGAGGTTTGGACGGATGGAAGTATAAAACCTGATGAGGGAGTTTCTTTAGGTGCTAAGATAATGAATGATCACTTAAGACTATTCATTGATCTAACTGACCATGTGGAAAATGTAGAAATCATGGTAGAAAAAGAAGAGGACAAGAAGGAAAAAGTTATGGAAATGACTATTGAAGAGCTTGAACTATCTGTTAGATCTTATAACTGCCTAAAGAGAGCTGGAATAAATACTGTACAAGAGCTTACTGAGAAATCAGAAGAAGATATGATGAAGGTAAGAAACCTAGGTAAGAAATCCCTTGAAGAAGTTCAACATAAATTGCATGAACTAACGCTAGGATTGAGACCTAGTGATGAATAGCATAGCTAGAAGGAGGGAAAGAAATGGCAGGACATCGTAAATTAGGCCGTCCAACTGGTCACAGAAAGCTTATGTTAAGAAACTTAGTAACAAGCTTACTTAGAGACGGTAAAATAACAACTACTATCACAAGAGCTAAAGAAACTCGTAAGCTTGCTGAGAAGATGATCACTCTTGGAAAAAGAGGAGATCTTCATGCTAGACGTCAAGCAGAATCTTTTGTTTTAGACAAAGATGTTACTAAAAAAGTATTCGATGAGATCGCACCAAAGTATGCTGAAAGAAATGGTGGATACACTAGAATAATGAAATTAGGACCAAGAAGAGGCGACGCTTCTGAAATGGTTATTCTTGAATTAGTATAATAGATTGAGGGATTAAGTGTGAACTTAGTCCCTTTTTAGTATATAATTATAGGAATTAAGTGTAATAATACCATATAAATTCTACTTCTCATAAAGACTTTTTCAGTATTTGTTGATATAATTGTTAAGGAAAGAATACTAAACCCATAGGGAAGGAAAGAAACAATGGAAAATATTATAGAAATTAAAGAACTAGTCCATAAATATGGAGAAGGAGAAGGGGAAACCATAGCACTAAATGGAGTAGACTTAGATGTTAAAAAAGGGGAATTTCTCGTGGTCATAGGACATAATGGATCTGGGAAATCTACCATGGCTAAGCATACTAATGGCTTACTATTGCCAAGTAGTGGAAAAGTCTTTGTAAATGGTTTAGATACTTCAGACTACAATAACGTATGGAACATAAGACAGGATGCTGGCATGGTATTTCAGAACCCAGACAATCAGATTGTGGCCACAGTTGTAGAAGAAGATATAGCCTTTGGTCTCGAAAATCTAGGGGCAGAACCAAAAAAAATAAGGGAAAGAGTTGATAAAGCTCTAAAGACAGTAGGCATGTATGAGTTTCGAAAAAAAGGTCCCCATTTACTTTCGGGAGGACAAAAACAAAGAATTGCCATAGCTGGCGTTATTGCTATGAAACCCCAATGTATAATCTTCGATGAGCCTACAGCCATGCTAGACCCTTCTGGTAGAAAAGAAGTCATAGAGACTATGGTAAAGCTAAATAAAGAAGATAAGATAACTATAGTTAACATTACTCACTTTATGGAAGAAGCCGTATATGCAGATAGAGTAATTGTTATGGAAAAGGGAAATATAATAATTGAAGGTACACCTAAAGAAGTATTCTCACAAGTAAAAAAACTAAAGGAATTAGGATTAGATGTACCACAAGTAACTGAATTAGTTTTTGAATTAAATAAAGAAGGAATGCATATTCCTAAGGATATACTTACAGTAGATGAGTTGGTGAATTATTTATGTCAATAAAGGTGGAAAATTTAAAACATATATATAATCCTAATACTCCCTTTGAAACTATAGCATTAAATAATGTGAGTTTTAATATTGAAAAGGGAGAATTTATAGGTCTTATAGGACATACTGGTTCAGGAAAATCCACTTTAGTTCAACATTTAAATGGTATATTAAAGCCCCATAGTGGCAAAATCATTATAAATGGAGTGGATATTACAAAACCTAAGATGAATTTAAGGGAAATTCGTCAAAAAGTAGGATTAGTATTTCAATACCCAGAGCATCAACTATTTGAAGAAACAGTCCACAGAGATGTGGCTTTTGGTCCCATGAACTTAGGGTTAGATGAGGATGAAGTAAATAGTAGAGTTAAAGAGGCCATAAAATGGGTAGGCCTTAACTATGAAGAAATAAAAGATAAATCTCCCTTTGAACTAAGTGGAGGACAAAAAAGAAGGGTTGCAATAGCTGGTGTTGTGGCTATGAAACCAGAAGTATTAATATTAGATGAA comes from the Anaeromicrobium sediminis genome and includes:
- the rplQ gene encoding 50S ribosomal protein L17, which encodes MAGHRKLGRPTGHRKLMLRNLVTSLLRDGKITTTITRAKETRKLAEKMITLGKRGDLHARRQAESFVLDKDVTKKVFDEIAPKYAERNGGYTRIMKLGPRRGDASEMVILELV
- the rpsM gene encoding 30S ribosomal protein S13; this translates as MARIAGVDLPRDKRVEIGLTYIYGIGRNLSNDILEAAGINANTRVRDLTEEEVGKLRQIIDNEYTVEGDLRREISLNIKRLQEIGCQRGIRHRKGLPVRGQKTKTNARTRKGPKRAVSRKKKK
- the rpsD gene encoding 30S ribosomal protein S4 — protein: MARYTGPSCRLCRREGQKLYLKGERCYSDKCAVSKRAYAPGQHGQRRTKLSNYGLQLREKQKVKRYYGLLEGQFRKYFDQAEKMEGITGENFLSVLETRLDNVVFRMGFASSRKEARQLVRHGHFTVNGKKVDIPSYLISVGDVIGVKEKSLSSAKFKALAEEAKTVPAWVESNFEKLEGKVVALPNRSDIDLPIEEHLIVELYSK
- the rpmJ gene encoding 50S ribosomal protein L36 — protein: MKVRASVKPICEKCKIIKRKGKVMVICENPKHKQKQG
- the rpsK gene encoding 30S ribosomal protein S11: MAKKVRKKRRERKNIERGQAHIQSTFNNTIVTLTDLQGNALSWASAGGLGFKGSRKSTPFAAQMAAEAASKTAMEHGLKTVEVYVKGPGSGREAAIRALQTAGLEITLIKDVTPIPHNGCRPPKRRRV
- the map gene encoding type I methionyl aminopeptidase, with protein sequence MIIIKSKKEIEYMKEAGKIVAYTHELLREYIKPGITTKELDHIAENEIRKHGAIPAFKGYHGFPATICASINEEVVHGIPGLKTLEDGDIISIDIGAVINGYYGDAARTHAVGNVSEEASRLIQVTKQSFYEGLKFCKEGYRLSDISHAVQKYVEENGFSVVRDFVGHGIGQNMHEDPQIPNYGLPGKGPRLKSGMVLAIEPMVNMGSYHVKTLLDNWTVVTIDGKYSAHYEHSVAITEDEPIILTTI
- a CDS encoding energy-coupling factor transporter ATPase, which translates into the protein MSIKVENLKHIYNPNTPFETIALNNVSFNIEKGEFIGLIGHTGSGKSTLVQHLNGILKPHSGKIIINGVDITKPKMNLREIRQKVGLVFQYPEHQLFEETVHRDVAFGPMNLGLDEDEVNSRVKEAIKWVGLNYEEIKDKSPFELSGGQKRRVAIAGVVAMKPEVLILDEPTAGLDPKARDDILNQIKKLHNEYKMNIILVSHSMEDISRLVDRIIVMHKGQVALMGRAKEVFKESKLLTEIGLGVPQITVLVNKLNEKGINIKDDIFTIDEAKEEILKWMRSK
- a CDS encoding KOW domain-containing RNA-binding protein; amino-acid sequence: MNKIDELSVGQIVKSKAGRDKDRNFIVIKKVDCQYVLIADGDLRKVDNLKRKKVRHLLIYNLISEEVRKRVLNDDKITNLLLRKELEKLGLN
- a CDS encoding DNA-directed RNA polymerase subunit alpha is translated as MIEIEKPKVECVELNDEYTYGKFIVEPLERGYGITLGNSLRRILLSSLPGVAVRWVKIDGVLHEFSTIPGVKEDVTEIILNLKSLAANLSSDEEKVVRIDMEGPGPVTAGDIIVDADVEILNTDLHIATLEEGSKLAMEIALAKGRGYVPAENNKTDNMPIGVLPVDSIYTPVKKVSYHVENTRVGQVTDFDKLTLEVWTDGSIKPDEGVSLGAKIMNDHLRLFIDLTDHVENVEIMVEKEEDKKEKVMEMTIEELELSVRSYNCLKRAGINTVQELTEKSEEDMMKVRNLGKKSLEEVQHKLHELTLGLRPSDE
- a CDS encoding adenylate kinase, which codes for MRLILLGPPGAGKGTQAAGIVEKYNVPHISTGDIFRKNIKEKTDLGVKAKEYIDKGLLVPDEIVVAIVKDRLEEADCKEGFLLDGFPRTVNQAGALDEALTNMEVSLNKVVNINVDKEVLVGRAVGRRICKECGATFHIEFNPSKEEGVCDKCGGALYQRADDTAETVSKRIEVYINETQPLIDYYKDKGILVTIDGQQDINKVFDDIVKALGA
- a CDS encoding energy-coupling factor transporter ATPase; amino-acid sequence: MENIIEIKELVHKYGEGEGETIALNGVDLDVKKGEFLVVIGHNGSGKSTMAKHTNGLLLPSSGKVFVNGLDTSDYNNVWNIRQDAGMVFQNPDNQIVATVVEEDIAFGLENLGAEPKKIRERVDKALKTVGMYEFRKKGPHLLSGGQKQRIAIAGVIAMKPQCIIFDEPTAMLDPSGRKEVIETMVKLNKEDKITIVNITHFMEEAVYADRVIVMEKGNIIIEGTPKEVFSQVKKLKELGLDVPQVTELVFELNKEGMHIPKDILTVDELVNYLCQ
- the infA gene encoding translation initiation factor IF-1; protein product: MAKSDVIEVQGTVVEALPNAMFKVKLENGHEILAHISGKLRMNFIRILPGDTVTIELSPYDLTRGRITWRGKGK